GAGCTGGGGAAGAGCTTTGtgtgttcaaggaacagaaagaaagccAGTGTGCCTGGACCAAGGCCAGTGAGGGGGAAAGCCTGTTGAGGGTGGAGAGGTGGCTAGCAGCCACATCTTGTCAGATCTTGTGGGTAGGGCATTTGGAGTATTTTGGGGGAAGCCGTGGGAGAGATTTtagaagagaacaaaataatggcTAGAGAATAGATTGTGAGTGGGCAAGAGTGGAGACTCATTAGGAGGCATTTATCACGGTCCAGGCGAGAAATGATGTTGGCTTGTGCTAGGGTGATATCAGGCGAGATAGATGTGGGTGGATTTGAAGTATATTTCACAGGACTTGGAAGTCAATTGGGTGGATGGGGGTACAGTTTACTCAGAGGATATGAAGAGGTATTGGGACAGAAGTCAAGCGTTTTtaggtactttattttttttatttttaaaaaataactttatttattataaatatatttatttatttatttatttttggctgtgttgggtcttcgttgctgtgcatgggcttttctctagttgtggtgagcgagggctactcttcattgtggtggcttctcttgttgcggagcacaggctgtagacacacaggcttcagtagttgtggcaagtgggctcagtagttgtggctcgtgggctctagagctcaggctcagtagttttggctcacgggcttagttgctccgcggcatgtggaatcttcccagaccagggctcaaacccgtgtctcctgcactggcaggcggattcttaaccactgcgccaccagggaaatctggGCTTTTAGATACTTTAAGTGTGAAATGTAAAGCTAAGGAGAGACTTTGCGAAGGGCGCTAGGGATATACTTTGGAAGCGGGAGAGCATGTCGATGGTATCTTGTGTCTTGAGAACGAAGTCAATCTCAAGAGAGAGTGTAGATGAAGAAGAAGGCTCAAGCAGAGCCTGGAACACTGCAGCACATGGAGGTGGGTGCAGGAGAAATTATAAAAGTGGAGGCAAAGAGTCATGTCTCATGCTGTTGAGAGTGAGGGCAAATTTAGAGAATGACCCAAGAAGACATAGTGACCTTGACGAGAGCACTTTCAGAGAAGTGCTGGAGGTAGAAGGTAATTAGGgtaggaggaagagagaattctTTGGAAGTGTTTTCCTGTGAAGGGGAGCTGAGAAATGGAATGGTGACCGGAGGGAATGTGGGGCTAAAGAAAGGTGAACAAGATGCTTCTGTGAGGTCAGAATTACCCCGCAAGAGAGGGAGGAATTGCTGCTGTTGTCGGGGATGGTGACGAAGTCCCTGCGTGGCTGGGTGAAGACAGGATCCAGAGCACATTGAAGGACTAGACTGACAGGCGCAGAACCCTTCCTTGCCGTGGGAAGAAAGGCAGAGGATGTGTTCAGAGGCAGCTGTTTGGTCGTGGGAAGACTTGGGTGTCTCTGTCTCTTGGCTTCTCAGTGTAGCATAAAGGGGATGTTATCAGCTGAAAGCAGACGGTTGTGGGGGGAGAGCAGAAGGTGTGAGATGATCGGTCCTGGggagaagaaaatcaaaaccaccaaGGAATGCTTGGTGTAGAGTAGCATTGCTATTCTTTGCTCAGTGCCCGCTAGAAATTTGTTGTCAACCATGTAAAGTGAGACCAGTTAGCGTGGTTGTGCATCTTTCCCCAGTAAGTTGACTGTAGTTtctttgtttgtaaaatgaggatgataataatagcacccaCTTCATAGAGTTGTGGCGAGGATTAAAAGAATTagggtaggacttccctggcggtccattgtttcagattccatgcttccactgcatgaGGCACGGGTTgggtccctggtgggggaactaagatcctgcacgctgtgtggcacagccaaaaaaaaaaaaagaattagggtAAAGTGCTTAAAGTATTGCCTGGCATGTAGTCAGTGTTCAGTACATGCTAGTAGTCCTTGGTGTTAGTTGGATGCAAGCATGGACTAGAAGGAATAGGAGGTCTGGCTGGGGTTTGCCAGGAGAGAAAGACAAGGGGTGTTTCGAGAGTGTCTGCAGGGGTACACCTGTTGTGCTTGACCAGAGTGTAAAGTGGGTAAGAAAATGGATTGTGAATGGGTTTCTGATGAAGCTGAACAATTGTGGTGGAAATGGCAGAGCAAGGGAGCTGGGTGGGTTGGAGATGGTGGTCAGAGATTGTAGTGATGACTTGACTGGGAGTGGGCCCCTGGTGTAGAGTGAGGGCCACGGCCGTGGGTGCTAAGGAAGTCAAGGAATGGCAGAGGCCAGGGTGTTGGgtgtttttattcattctttcattgattcattcattcaacaagttttCATTGAGCGCATTCTATGCGCCAGGCTTGTTTTTAGCTGCTAGGGGTCAGtcaggaacaaaacagacaaaagtctGTGTCTTTGTGAAGCTTCTATTCTAGTGTGAGAAACAGGCAATAAAGAAATAACACAGTGAAATATATATCTGACAAGTACCATGGAGAACGATAAAGCAGAGAGGAGGACTGGGGGAATTcattgcaattttaaaaagggaggtTGGGggcattccctggcagtccagtggttaggatttggtgctttcactgccatggccccgggttcaatccctggtctgggaactaagatcctgcaaaccgtgcggtgcagccaaaaataaaaataaaaagggcgGTCGGAGAAGCCTTCACTAttcaggtgacatttgagcagagatctgaGGGAGTCAGGGAGTGAACCAGCGTGATATTTTGGGGAAGAATATGCTGGGCAGAAAGAACTGCAAGCTCAAAGTCCTGGTGGAAGTGCATGTCACCGAGAGTAACAGTATTTGTGGGGAGcgagagactgaaccaggagatAAAAGTCTCAGTGAATGAGGGAGGGAAACAAAAACAGGGAGCTAATGTGATGGCAGGAACTGCAGAGGAGGTAGAGTCTGGAGAGGTGAAAAGATTTGGAAATGACCTTGATGTTTGTACTGAGGAGGGGAGTGAGAATGAAAGACATTTCAGCCTGAGAAAGCCACAGCGTTGGGCAGGTCCAGGTGGGTGGACAGGGCATTCCGAGAAGATGCAAAATAAGGGAGGTTGAAAATTCTAGAGTGGGAATTTCAGAGGCCAAGGGGTAAGGATTTGGGGCGCAGGGAGGAGTGTGGGATTGGGGCCGATCAGGGAGTGTGTTGAGCAGCGAGCAGGTGGTGGTGAGACCAGGTGGCCCGGAAGCCTGGGACTTCTTTGGTGCCCGAGGTTCGTGGGAGTGCCGGGCCTTGATGGTGAAAGAAGGGTGCATTCCGGGGACGGTCCTGAACGCCTGCCTAACCTGCATCTCTGTGAGATCAGAGGCTGCAGACGTGTGAATTCTGTGTGCAAGCTGTAAGGCACTCCTAGCCCTGGTTCCTGGAACAGAAACCGGTGGTGTCCAGAAACCAGGGCTGGGTGGGCGTGGCACAGCCAGCCTGAAAGAGTTCAGGAGTAGGGGTAGTTAGAGGAGACTGGAAATGTGAGAGGTCGAATATTTATTGTACACATTCACTTGAGAGAAATGAGAATgttaaaaaggggaaaaggtgggaattccctggcggtccagtggttagggatcggtgctttcattgccgagggcccaggttcagtccctggtgagggagctaagatcccacaggccgcgtgGTATGgctgaaaataaaagggaaaaaagtcattGTTACCTACCACTCTACAAGATTCAGCCCTCTAAGTTTTTCTACATTCTTTCTAAGCTCTGTCCAGGTACCGGAGCTCTCTGTGTGGTTGTAACTCTTTGGTAGATGGTTTTGtacactgttttttcttttaacaatcaCATCGTAAATGTTTTTCACGGTGTTCCAGTGTTCATAGTTATGCTTAATGGTGTATGGTATTTCACTGACTGCCTATGATAGTTTTCTTACCTGTTCACCTGTTttggacttttgggttgtttccagaatttttatatcataaattatttttcagtgaacATCTCCATGTGTTTTGGTGGAGATTCTTCAAAGAATCAGAGAAATTTTACAAGTAAGAAACACCCTAGGTCAGAGAGAATCAATATCTCTTTTTTAAGTCTTGTGATACAGAGAGTCAATTTGTTTTTGAAAGCTCTTTGTGctgcttattctttttattattattattattgctgttggcAATATGAGTGTACCTACCAATTCTATCATAGCCTAAATACCTAAATACTCATtaggcattttcatttttaacgtCTGCAAGTTTAGTATGGAAATAGACAACATTTGTATAGGTGGGGAAATTGGGGTAGGATATTTTGGGGTATTTGCGTACATCTGTGTACTGCTTCTTCCCACCATATTTTCCCAAttcctcccctctcttctccacCTTTTCACAGAGCTTTCTGGAACTCCTGTTTCTAACTCTCCACTTCTTCCCTGAGTACTCTCTGTACCCTGTGGCTCTTGCCTGAGGCTTTCCCTTTCCTGTACCCTCTCTGGGAGAGACTGTGCATCCTCTGTGCCCTACATATCTCAGGTTGGAGAGGGAGTGTCCTCATTCCTAAATGCTATATCCAGACAATTGCTCTTTCACTTTGTAAAAACTTTTCCTTTGACGCTTATGCTGTCTGATTCTCCCTAACTCACCGAGGACATTGGCATCTCATAGCCTTCCTGTGCACCCCAAGTCTTTCTACCATCTTGGTGACCTCAGGTATCCAAACCAGAAGCCAGGGTCTCCTCCTTTAATCTTCCATTTCCCTAACCCCCATGTCCAGTTAATTACCAAATCCCATCAGGTTCTTGTGATCTTCCTAATCTATCCACTTCACTTGACTGCCTCTGTTTTAATTCAAGGTGTTATTATTTTGGGCTTATGTTATTGGAATGgtcttctgtttccattttcccATTAAAACATTTGACTGCTGATTGTACACTAGGTGTTGGGGAAACAGTGGTGAGCAAGacagacatggttcctgcctTCTCAGATGGGTACGCTGTGGCGTGGAGGGCACAGAGGGCTTTGGAACGTGGAGCAGGGCACCTGGCTCAGCTCGAGGGGTTGGGGAGGCTTCCCAGTGGAGGAAGTGTCTAAGAGACCCAGAGGATGATTAGGATTCAACCAGCAAGAGTCTCTGGGGGAAGTGAAGGAAGACTATTCCAGACTTGGAGGCGAGTGTGCGTGAAAGTGCGCAGCTCGGGAGTGTAGGGAGTTGGCACCTTCTAGGGACTGAGAGTCAGGGTAATGGGACGTGGAGCTATTACAGGAGTGAATACAGGGATGAGGGATGAGCCTGGAAAGGTGGGTATGGCGTAGACGCCTGGTAAGGGAAGGCTTCATAGGAGATTGGGTTTTATACCGAGGGTTTTGGGGAGGCATTGCAAtgttttaagcaggagagtgacGCTGTACAGGATTCCAGGGGCCTCAGTGTGGCTGCAGGGTGGAGAATGGAGGGGCAGATTGGAGTGTGGGgtgcagggaggctgggggaaCGTGTAGAAATGCTAGCAAGAAGGCAGTGGCTTCACGTGGGATTGAAGGCAAGGGGACAGGTTCAGGCGAACCTAGGAGGTGCAATTGGCAAGCTCTGGCCTTGGGTTGGaccaggagaggaaagggagtgaAGGGTAGTAGTAGTCAAGGTGCTCACATTTCAGGCTTGAGAACTGGGTGGGGAGCCCAGGAGGAGCAGCAGGTTCACAGGCTGCAGAGGCTGGGTCTGTTCCAGAGAAACTGAGTTTGAGGACCCCGTGGGATGCCCCAGTGGAGCTTTCCACCAGACAGTCGGATGCAAGGGTTCAGGGTGGAGAAGTGGACCCTGCATTCACGGCTGGGTGACATCACCCGAGGGCCAAAGGGGTGACATCACCCCACCAAAGGAATGGTATCCAACTGATGTAAAGATTTCCTTCAAGTCAGTGAGAAAAAAGCAACAACCTAGGAGAAAACTGAGCAAAAACTAGGAGAAGGTGCCCTTAAACACAAAAATGTCTAACTTTCCTGGTTAGACATTGAGAAACGCCAGTTTATATTGTAATGAAATACCATTTCACAGCCTTCAAAttgagaaaaatttgaaagtctGACAGCACCAAGGGGATTCAGAGCAACAGGCGCTCGTACACGCTGCTGGGGGGAGAGTAAATCTGGATGAGCACTTTGGGAAAAACGTGACATGATCTAGTAGAGCTGGCAGAGTGCAGACTGTAGAGCCCCAGTGATTCCCTCTTTAGCAGAAACTGCAGAGAAACCCTCCCACACGGGTACCAGAATGTTACAGCACACTAGCCAGAAATTGGGAAAACACCAGTGACTGTCAGTGGAGAGGGATGGGTGAGTGGAGCGCTGTACAGCAGGGAAGATGCATGAATTTGAGCTCAGTGTGTCACCGTAATCTCACAATCGCGGTGGGATGCATGCAGCTTGCTACCATTCATATTAAGTTTAACAGCACGCAAGACCATGgtatatattgtttttttctctgtctgaatgtATTCCTGAAGAAATACACGAGAGTGATAAATTCAGGATGGTGTTTACGTCTGAGGGAGGGTTTCACTGGGAAGAGGTTTTAACCGTTTGGTAAAACATTTTGCTTCGTAAGCTACGAGGAAGACTCACAGGgtttgtttggctttgttttaaTACTTCTTTGCTTGTTTGAACTGTTCAGTAAGTTTTTTTAGAGGATCAAATGGTGCCTGGTAGGCACTCGGTAGATATTTGTATCATTGGTTGGTTCTTTGTTTCTGGGTTGGGATATTACTTGTTTCTTGCTCTCTAAGTGTTGAAAAAGCAAAAGGGTAAATCTGCATGGCTTTTGGTGGCCCAAGTCTGATGTTAAAGTCTGAGCTAAACCTTAATCTTTGAGATCAAGATCGTGTTCTTCATATTTACCCCGTCTGCCTTCTCCTACCTGGTTAAGTGCCCACAGAGCATCTCCCTCTGCCATAAAACTGCTAGATTTCCGAGTGGGCCTCCTTTTCCCGCCAGTGACCCAGGCATCCCCGCATCTCTGTCCAGGCTCCCGTCCTTCGAATGGTGGAAGGCGACACCATCTATGATTACTGCTGGTATTCTCTGATGTCTTCAGCCCAACCAGACACCTCCTAGTAAGTGATGTCttttgcctcccctccccaccgcccccatTTCAAGGGGACCCTCCACTGAGAGTCAGGGGTCTCGGGAGGAGGAAAGCTTGCTGTGCCCTTCAGATGTGAGCTGAGAGGGCCGGTCAGTtggcttcctccccttcctttgaCAGCACTGGGGCCTCAGTGTCCGTGTCTCTCTCAGCGTGGCCAGCAGCAGCCGGGAGAACCCGATTCACATCTGGGATGCCTTCACTGGAGAGCTCCGGGCTTCCTTTCGCTCCTACAACCACCTGGTAGGGACCTCCCCGCCCAGTCCTAGGGCTCGTCCTGGCCCAGCTCTCCTTCCTTGAGAACGGCTGAGGCTCTTTGCTAGGCCTATTTCCAGCCCTTTCCCACCCCCAGGATGAGCTGACGGCAGCCCACTCGCTCTGCTTCTCCCCGGATGGCTCCCAGCTCTTCTGTGGCTTCAACCGGACCGTGCGTATCTTCTCCACGTCCCGGCCCGGCCGCGACTGTGAGGTCCGAGCCACGTTTGGTAAGCAGTCCACGCctctgagggaggaggagagaaaagggccCAGCCACGTGCAGAAGGGCCTTGTGTGAGCCAGGGGGTCACATGCAGGGTTGAGGCGGGGGTCACATCATCCTCAGTACAGACCTGTGGGGCAGGTTGGGCCCAGTgcacagggaagaaaacagactCAGGGAGGGGACAAAACTTTACCTCTGGGTAAAGAGCTGGTTCGCTTTTGAGCCCCGTGCCCTGTACCTTTTCATCTCCAAAATCTTGGTATCTCCAGGAAACTGGAGGTAAAGCTGATTCCCTTTTTCTATAAGCCTTCTGCTTTCCAGCCCTTCAAGGAAAAACAGGTTTGAGAGGGAAGAAGTGGGGCTTGGGCCTTTAGGTCCTTTGCAGGGGATAGAAGGATCTAGGGAGCATCAGAAGTCTTCATCCTGCTTAAAACGAACGGGGTGGGGGAGGCACTGAGTCCAGCACATGGGCTCTGGGACGGGAGACAGAGGTGCACCTCTGATTAGCGTGGTTAATGCCAGGTGCTCTTGCCCTCTCCCCGACTTTGTTCCTTCCCTTTCTAGCAAAAAAGCAGGGCCAGAGCGGCATCATCTCCTGCATAGCCTTCAGTCCAACCCAGCCCCTCTACGCCTGTGGCTCCTACGGGCGCTCCCTGGGTCTGTACACCTGGGATGATGGCTCCCCTCTTGCCTTGCTGGGAGGGCACCGAGGGGGCATCACCCACCTCTGTTTCCACCCCGATGGGAATCGCTTCTTTTCAGGAGCCCGTAAGGTAGGGATCATGTTCTGAGATCCCAAAGCGGGGGGTAAAAGGCAGGAGTGGGGATGTAGTCTGTGCTGTGTTGGGAGATGggcatgggaaaaaaaaaatcaacccagcTAAAGGAGTGCTTATAAAACTGGAGGGAAGCAGGCATGTGTTGGGAGTGGGGGAGTGGAGGGTGGAAACGATTCTAGGCTCCTGTTCTTTGTCCTTAGGATGCTGAGCTTCTGTGCTGGGATCTCCGGCAGCCTGGACGTCCACTGTGGTCCCTGAGTCGTGAAGTGACCACCAATCAGCGCATCTACTTTGATCTGGACCCGTGAGTGACTGTGGGTCCTTCCTGCCCAGGGTCTTGATGCCCCAGGGATGCCAGAGCCCACCTGTAGGGTCCCGGCCCCTGACCGTGAAGGGTTCCTGCCCCCGGTGATGACTGCATGCCAGCAagcctctcctctcttccccaggAGCGGGCAGTTCCTAGTGAGCGGCAGCACGAGCGGGGCTGTCTCCGTGTGGGACACCGGTGCGGCTGGGCATGAGGGGAGGCCGGAGCCAGTGCTGAGCTTCCTGCCCCAGAAGGACTGCACCAATGGAGTGAGGTCATAAGTTAATTCTGCAGATCTGGGGGCTTGGGTTGGGGAGAAAGGTAAATCCCTGAGGGAGCAAGCATCCTGGCTCATGGTGCTGACTGGCGCCGCCCATCTCTCCCTACAGCCTGCACCCTAGTCTGCCTCTGCTGGCCACTGGCTCCGGTCAGCGTGTGTTTCCGGAGCCCACGGAGAGTGGGGacgagggggaggaggaggtggaccTTCCCCTGCTCTCCATGCGCCACGTCCACCTTGAATGTCAGCTTCAGCTCTGGTGGTGTGGGGGTGGCCCGGATACCAGTGTCCCTGATGCTCACCAGGACGAGAAGGgacagggagggacagagggaggtggGCGTGAGTTTATATAAAAAGGTTTTATATGATATTAGAGCCTTTGTGTCTCTTTGGGGAGGCAGATGATGGAGATGGGGCCGGGAGGGGTACCAGCGGGCTCCCTGGTCCAGCAGCACTGGGGACTGGCATATTGTTCCTGAAACCAGGCTTGAGAGGTGGGACTAGGCAGGAACCAATGGGGCTGCTGAGCTTGGTGTGAAGTCAAGtaagtggggggtggggcttcATGCCATTGACTGGCTGGTTGCTGGGCAACTTGGTAAACTGAAGGGGGGAACCTGTTTGAAATCTCACTCCCAAGGTGGGGGCAGCAGGGGTCAGGGTGAGTGTGGCTGAGCAGGAGTGGCAGGAGCTGTGTGTCAGACTGTTGCGTGTGACTGTGTGAGACTGTGCAGATGGTGACAGACAAGACACCCGCTCACTCCTGCTCAACACTATTTACCATCATCCAGCAGCAGAGGGACCATTAGTCAGctctgggggaaggggagcaggAGGAccgcctccccccctcccccggacTCCCCCAGGAGGCAGGTGACTGAGTAGCCAGAGTCAAGGGCACACATGAAAGAGTAAAGGTGCCGAAAAACACAGATGTCACATTCTGTATTCCCGTTAGATGCAGGACAAGGGCGAGAGTCATTCAGTAGCTGTCGCTGGTCTGGTTTCTTCATTTATCAGCTCTGTCTTTTTGGGGGGTATGTTATTTCAAGCAgtggc
The genomic region above belongs to Phocoena phocoena chromosome 19, mPhoPho1.1, whole genome shotgun sequence and contains:
- the WRAP53 gene encoding telomerase Cajal body protein 1 yields the protein MKTPEAPLLAPDCFPSDRAPAPAPLSPQASPMDKNTDPELMPPTPDGDDPPRVSPDPMAVSAVSQELEEGDPASLSIPLETGFGIPSGLSPRVEEQELSENVSLPAEETNRPELGPGEDVEGVSEEPAPEDEGYTVWSYSFSQVPRFLSGSWSEFSTQPENFLKGCKWAPDGSCILTNSADNILRIYNLPPELYNEGEQLEYAEMAPVLRMVEGDTIYDYCWYSLMSSAQPDTSYVASSSRENPIHIWDAFTGELRASFRSYNHLDELTAAHSLCFSPDGSQLFCGFNRTVRIFSTSRPGRDCEVRATFAKKQGQSGIISCIAFSPTQPLYACGSYGRSLGLYTWDDGSPLALLGGHRGGITHLCFHPDGNRFFSGARKDAELLCWDLRQPGRPLWSLSREVTTNQRIYFDLDPSGQFLVSGSTSGAVSVWDTGAAGHEGRPEPVLSFLPQKDCTNGVSLHPSLPLLATGSGQRVFPEPTESGDEGEEEVDLPLLSMRHVHLECQLQLWWCGGGPDTSVPDAHQDEKGQGGTEGGGREFI